The DNA region ACTTATCACCCACTAGTTTTCCATACCAGGCCACAGCGGCTTTCAGCTGCGGGTTATGCGCCGCATACAGCCAGGCAATACGTCCGCCCCAACAAAAACCGGTGATCATCAGGCGATGAACATCCCCACCGTTACGGGACGCCCAACTGGCGACGTGATCCAGATCGGCCAGGACCTGAGAATCCGGCACTTTCGCCACCAGACCGCTGAGCAGGGTGGGAATATCGGCGAAATCATTCGGATCGCCCTCGCGGAAATAGAGTTCTGGCGCGATAGCCAGATACCCGTCCAGCGCCAGACGACGGCAGACGTCGCGGATATGTTCATGCACGCCAAAGATTTCCTGCACTACAATGACCACAGGCAGGGGGCCATCGCTCTTTTTCGGGCGCGCGTGATACGCCGGCATATCATCACCCTGGGAAGGGATCGACGTAATGCCCGCGACAATGGCGTCGTCCGGGGTATGAACTGAGGTAGAGGCAATCGGGGATGCTGCAGGTGCAAAACCGGTTTGTGGTGTTGATGTCATGGTATTCTCCGTACCCTTAGAAAAATAGCGCACTATTAACTATAGACAGCCTTTAACCATTCACACTGCCTCAAACGGCTCGCTTTTTGTGCGAAGAAAGCGTAAATCGGGCCGTTAATGTGACTTGAATCACTTTTCATTGGTAAGCCTATGCAACTGATTTACATCATGGTGATGATGGTCACGAAAATATCTTAAGTCCTTCGGTAAAGTGTCTTTTTGCTTCTTCTGACAAAAACCGAATCACAGAGGAGTTTTATATGTCCAGGTCTGACGTTTTTCATCTCGGCCTCACCAAGAACGATTTACAAGGGGCTACGCTGGCTATCGTCCCTGGCGATCCGGAACGTGTGGAAAAGATCGCCGCGCTGATGGAGAAGCCGGTTAAGCTGGCATCTCACCGTGAATTCACCACCTGGCGTGCAGAACTGGACGGTAAAGCCGTCATCGTCTGCTCGACCGGTATTGGCGGCCCGTCTACTTCTATTGCGGTGGAAGAACTGGCTCAGTTGGGCATTCGTACTTTCCTGCGTATTGGCACCACTGGTGCCATTCAGCCGCACATCAATGTCGGCGATGTTCTGGTCACCACGGCGTCCGTTCGTCTGGATGGCGCGAGCCTGCACTTTGCGCCGATGGAGTACCCGGCAGTCGCTGACTTTGAGTGCACCACCGCGTTGGTTGAAGCGGCAAAATCTATCGGTGCCACCACTCACGTGGGCGTCACCGCTTCTTCTGACACCTTCTACCCAGGCCAGGAACGCTATGACACCTTCTCCGGTCGCGTGGTGCGTCGTTTCAAAGGCTCGATGGAAGAGTGGCAGTCAATGGGCGTGATGAACTATGAAATGGAGTCCGCCACGCTGCTGACCATGTGCGCAAGCCAGGGTCTGCGTGCCGGGATGGTTGCGGGCGTGATCGTCAACCGTACTCAGCAGGAGATCCCAAATGCTGAGACGATGAAACAGACCGAAAGCCATGCGGTGAAAATCGTGGTGGAAGCGGCGCGTCGTCTGATCTAATTCTCTTCCCTTCCGTAAAAGGCCGACGCGTTCGGCCTTTTGCTTTTACGCGATTATTTGCGTAGCGCCTCGCAGGAAAGTGCTTTAAAACTGGACGTTTATACAGCACAATTCTATTTTGTGCGGGTGATGTATGGCGTCGGGAGGCACTTTGGATATCTCAATCATCATTTATGCGGTTATTGCGCTGGTGGGCATTGCGCTTGGCTGGCTGCTGGCCAGCTATCAGCATGCGCAACAGAAAGCCGAGCAATTCGCTGAACGTGAAGAGATGGTTGCGGCATTAAGCGCAGCAAAACAACAGGTTGCCCAAAGCGAACACTGGCGCGATGAGTGTGAGTTGCTCAATAACGAATTACGTAGCCTGCGCAGTATTAACACCTCGCTGGAAGCGGATCTGCGTGAAGTGACTACGCGGATGGAAGCAACGCAGCAACATGCGGAAGATAAAATCCGCCAGATGATCAACAGCGAGCAGCGTCTGAGCGAACAGTTTGAAAACCTGGCAAACCGAATCTTTGAACAGAGCAATCGCCGGGTTGATGAGCAAAACCGGCAGAGCCTGAATGGTTTGCTGACGCCGCTACGTGAGCAACTGGACGGCTTCCGTCGCCAGGTCCAGGAGAGCTTTGGTCAGGAAGCGCGCGAGCGTCACACCCTGGCGCATGAAATTCGCAACCTCCAACAGCTTAATGCGCAAATGACCCAGGAAGCGGTCAACCTGACCCGTGCGCTAAAAGGCGATAACAAAACGCAGGGGAACTGGGGCGAGGTGGTGCTCACCCGCGTGCTGGAGGCGTCCGGACTGCGCGAAGGGTACGAGTACGAAACGCAGGTCAGCATCGAAAATGACGTCCGCTCCCGCATGCAGCCCGACGTGATCGTGCGTTTGCCGCAGGGCAAAGATGTGGTGATCGACGCCAAAATGACGCTGGTGGCCTATGAGCGCTATTTTAATGCGCAAGATGATGACACCCGTGAAAGCGCGCTCCAGGAGCACATTGCCTCGGTGCGTAACCATATTCGTCTGCTGGGACGTAAGGATTACCAGCAGCTTCCGGGGCTGCGCACGCTGGATTACGTGCTGATGTTTATCCCGGTGGAGCCCGCTTTTCTGTTGGCGCTCGACCGACAACCCGAACTGATTACCGAGGCGCTTAAAAATAATATTATGCTGGTCAGCCCAACGACATTACTGGTGGCGTTGCGGACCATTGCGAATCTGTGGCGCTACGAACATCAAAGTCGTAATGCGCAACAGATTGCGGACCGTGCGAGCAAGCTCTATGACAAAATGCGCCTCTTTGTCGATGATATGTCCTCCATCGGGCAGAGTCTGGATAAAGCGCAAGATAACTATCGTCAGGCGATGAAAAAACTCTCGTCGGGGCGTGGTAACGTGCTGGCGCAGGCCGAAGCGTTTCGCGGCTTAGGGGTGGAAATTAAGCGCGGGATTAATCCTGAACTGGCGGAACAGGCCACGACGCAGGATGAAGAGTATCGGTTGCGATCGGTACCCGAAGAGCAGGAAAACACGCCTTATTCCGACGATGGCGGGATAAAGCAGCAATCGAATTAGTCCGTTCGGGGCAGCCGGGACGGGCGGAAGGGTAGGGCAATGAGCCCCAATCTGTTACACTTCTCGAACAATTTTTAGATGAGCAGGCACTGAGATGGTGGATAATTCACAAGAAACGACGCACTTTGGTTTTCAGACTGTCGCTAAAGAGCATAAAGCGGACATGGTGGCCCACGTTTTTCATTCTGTGGCATCAAAATATGATGTCATGAATGATTTGATGTCTTTTGGCATTCATCGTTTGTGGAAACGCTTCACCATCGACTGTAGCGGCGTCCGCCGTGGTCAGACAGTGCTGGACTTAGCCGGGGGGACCGGCGATCTGACGGCCAAATTCTCTCGCCTGGTCGGGGAGACCGGCAAGGTGATTCTGGCAGACATCAATGACTCCATGCTTAAAATGGGTCGCGAGAAGCTGCGCAATATCGGCGTGATTGGCAACGTGGAATACGTTCAGGCCAATGCGGAAGCGCTGCCGTTCCCGGACAATACCTTTGACTGCATTACCATTTCTTTCGGTTTGCGTAACGTCACGGACAAAGACAAAGCCCTGCGCTCCATGTACCGAGTTCTTAAACCGGGCGGCCGTCTGCTGGTGCTGGAATTTTCTAAACCGATTATCGAGCCGCTGAGCAAAGCGTACGACGCCTACTCTTTCCATATCCTGCCGCGTATCGGTTCTATGGTCGCCAATGATGCCGACAGCTATCGCTATCTGGCGGAATCCATCCGTATGCATCCCGATCAGGACACATTGAAAGCGATGATGCAGGACGCCGGATTCGAAAGCGTCGACTATTACAACCTGACAGCGGGTGTGGTTGCGCTGCATCGCGGCTATAAGTTCTGACAGGAGAACGGGGATGCCTTTTAAACCCTTAGTGACTGCAGGGATGGAAAGTCTGCTTAATTCATTCCTGTATCGTTCGTCGGCGTTGAAAACGGCGCGAGCGCGTCTGCTGGGAAAAGTGCTGCGTGTGGAGCTAAAAGGCTTTTCGACTTCATTAATTCTGCTGTTTAGCGAGCGTCAGGTTGACGTGCTGGGCGAGTGGGCTGGCGAGGCCGACTGCACGGTAATTACCCATGCCAGCGTATTACCAACATTACGCGACCGCCAGCAGCTGACCGCGTTGATTCGCAGCGGCGAACTGGAAGTGCAGGGTGATATTCAGGTTGTACAGAATTTCGTTGCCCTTGCCGATCTGGCGGAATTCGATCCTGCTGAACTATTGGCACCTTATACCGGCGACATTGCAGCAGAAGGAATCAGCAAAGTCCTGCGTGGCGGAGCCAAATTTCTCCGTCATGGGATCCAACGTCAGCAACGTTATGTTGCTGAAGCCATTACGGAAGAGTGGCGAATGGCACCCGGACCGCTTGAGGTTGCCTGGTTTGCGGAAGAGACGGCAGCCGTGGAGCGTGCTGTCGATGCGCTGACCCGGCGGCTGGAAAAACTGGAGGCTAAATGACGCCAGGTGAAGTACGGCGCCTATATTTCATCATTCGCACTTTCTTAAGTTACGGACTTGATGAGCTCATCCCCAAAATGCGGATCACGCTGCCGCTGCGGTTATGGCGTTATTGCCTGTTCTGGATGCCAAACCGGCATAAAGAAAAACTACTGGGAGAGCGTCTGAGACTGGCTCTGCAGGAGTTAGGACCGGTGTGGATCAAGTTTGGCCAAATGCTCTCAACCCGACGCGATCTCTTTCCCCCGCATATTGCCGATCAGCTGGCGTTGTTACAGGACAAAGTCGCTCCCTTCGATGGAAAGCTGGCGAAAGCGCAAATCGAAGAAGCCATGGGCGGACTGCCTGTTGACGCCTGGTTTGATGAATTTGATATTCAACCGCTGGCGTCGGCGTCAGTTGCCCAGGTCCACACGGCGAAACTGAAATCGAACGGCAAAGAGGTTGTCATCAAAGTCATCCGCCCGGACATTCTGCCGGTTATCAAAGCGGATCTGAGACTAATCTATCGTCTTGCTCGCTGGGTGCCGCGCTTGTTGCCGGATGGCCGCCGTCTGCGCCCGACGGAAGTGGTGCGGGAATATGAAAAGACACTGATTGATGAGCTGAATCTGCTGCGCGAATCGGCCAACGCGATTCAACTGCGGCGAAACTTTGAAGACAGCCCAATGCTCTACATCCCGGAAGTCTATTCTGACTACTGCAGTGAGAATATGATGGTGATGGAACGCATTTACGGCATCCCGGTTTCCGATGTGGTGACGCTGGAGAAAAACGGCACCAACATGAAGTTGCTGGCGGAGCGCGGCGTACAGGTATTTTTCACTCAGGTCTTTCGTGACAGTTTCTTCCACGCGGATATGCACCCCGGTAACATCTTTGTCAGCTATGAACACCCGGAAAACCCGAAATATATTGGCATTGATTGCGGCATTGTCGGCTCCTTAAACAAGGAAGATAAGCGTTACCTGGCGGAGAACTTCATCGCGTTTTTTAATCGTGATTACCGCAAGGTTGCGGAACTGCACGTCGATTCTGGCTGGGTGCCACCGGACACCAACGTTGAAGAGTTTGAATTTGCGATTCGTACAGTGTGCGAGCCGATATTTGAGAAACCGCTGGCAGAAATCTCGTTTGGTCACGTTTTGTTAAACCTTTTCAATACAGCGCGTCGATTTAACATGGAAGTGCAGCCGCAACTGGTATTGTTGCAGAAGACATTACTGTATGTTGAGGGCGTAGGTCGCCAGCTCTATCCGCAGTTGGATCTCTGGAAAACGGCGAAGCCTTTTCTGGAGTCATGGATCAAAGATCAGGTCGGTATTCCAGCGCTGGTCAGGGCATTTAAGGAAAAAGCGCCGTTCTGGGTCGAAAAAATGCCAGAACTGCCTGAACTGGTGTACGACAGTTTGCGCCAGGGCAAATATTTACAGCACAGTGTTGATAAGATTGCGCGCGAGCTTCAGGAGAATCATGTGCGTCAGGGTCAATCCCGTTACTTATTGGGAATTGGCGCAACGTTACTGCTAAGTGGGACATTCTTGCTGATTAATCGCCCTGAATGGGGCTATATGCCCGGTTGGTTAATGGCGGGCGGTCTGGTCGCCTGGATTGTCGGCTGGCGCAAAACTCGCTGATTTTTTCATCGCTCAAGGCAGGCCGGGTAACGTATACTACGGCCTTAATAATTCATCATCTATCACAGAGGAACATGTATGGGTGGTATCAGTATTTGGCAGTTGGTGATCATTGCCGTCATCGTTGTACTGTTGTTTGGCACCAAGAAGCTCGGCTCCATCGGTTCCGATCTTGGCGCATCCATCAAAGGCTTCAAAAAAGCCATGAGTGATGATGAGGCTAAACAGGATAAAGCCAGTCAGGACGCTGACTTTACCGCGAAGTCTATTACTGACAAACCGGCAGACGCTGATAAAGAAACTGCGAAAAAAGAAGACGCGAAAAGCCACGATAAAGAGCAGGTGTAATTCGTGTTTGATATCGGTTTTAGCGAACTGTTACTGGTGTTTATTATCGGCCTCGTTGTTCTGGGGCCGCAGCGATTGCCGGTAGCCGTCAAAACGATAGCTGGCTGGGTACGCGCATTGCGATCCCTTGCGACAACCGTTCAGAATGAACTGACCCAGGAGCTTAAGCTTCAGGAGTTTCAGGACAGCCTGAAAAAGGTTGAGAAAGCGAGCCTGGAAAACCTGACTCCCGAGCTGAAAGCTTCGATGGATGAGCTGCGTCAGGCGGCAGAGTCAATGAAGCGTTCCTATAGCGCAAACGAGCCCGAAAAAGCGAGCGACGAAGCGCATACCATCCATAACCCGGTGGTGAAAGGGAGCGAAGAACAGCATGAAGGCGTCACGCCCGCCACTGCTGAAGTCCAGGCCAGTGCACCGGAACAGGCTCCTGAGATTGCCGGGGAGACACCCCCAATTGTCAACGTGAAGGACGCTGAACCGAAATCCGCTGCCCCTGTTGCTGGCTCCTCCCCTACGTCGAGTGATAAACCGTAAACATGGCTGTAGAAGATACTCAACCGCTTATCACGCACCTGATTGAGCTGCGTAAACGTCTGCTTAACTGCATTATTGCGGTTATCGTGATCTTTCTGGCATTGGTCTATTTTGCCAATGACATCTATCACCTGGTTTCCTCGCCACTCATCAAACAGTTGCCGCAGGGTGCGACCATGATCGCGACGGATGTCGCATCACCGTTTTTCACCCCGATCAAATTGACCTTCATGGTGTCGCTGATCCTGTCAGCGCCGGTGATCCTTTATCAGGTCTGGGCGTTTATCGCGCCAGCGCTGTATAAGCATGAACGCCGCATGGTGGTACCGCTGCTAGTCTCCAGTTCGTTACTGTTCTATATCGGTATGGCGTTTGCCTATTTTGTCGTGTTCCCGCTGGCGTTTGGCTTCCTTGCCAATACCGCGCCGGAAGGTGTGCAGGTCTCGACGGATATTGCCAGCTATCTGAGCTTTGTCATGGCGCTGTTCATGGCATTCGGCGTCTCGTTTGAGGTGCCTGTTGCCATCGTGCTGCTTTGCTGGATGGGGGTGACGACACCGGATGATTTGCGTAAAAAACGGCCTTACGTGCTGGTTGGTGCGTTTGTGGTTGGGATGTTGCTGACGCCGCCGGATGTTTTTTCGCAGACGTTACTGGCGATTCCGATGTACTGCCTGTTTGAGGTCGGCGTTTTCTTCTCACGTTTCTATGTCGGCAAGCGACAGACGCGGGATGAAGATAACGAGGCGGAATCAGAAACCGACGCTGAGAAAGCCGAGAAGACAGAAGAGTAAATTCAACCGCCCGTCAGGGCGGTTGTCATATGGAGCGAAGCATGTTTGACATCGGCGTTAATTTAACCAGTTCGCAGTTCTCGAAAGACCGTGATGACGTTGTAGCACGCGCGACTGCTGCTGGCGTGAAGGGCCTGCTTCTTACCGGAACCAATCTACATGAAAGCCAGCAGGCGCAACGGCTGGCGCAGACCTATCCTCACTGTTGGTCAACGGCTGGTGTTCATCCGCATGACAGCAGCCAGTGGCAGCCTGCAACAGAGGAAGCGATTGTGGCGCTGGCGAACAGGCCGGAGGTCGTGGCGATTGGCGAGTGTGGCCTCGATTTCAATCGCAACTTTTCCACCCCGCAGGAACAAGAGCGGGCGTTTGACGCGCAGTTGCGTATTGCCGCTGAGTTACAGATGCCGGTCTTTATGCATTGTCGTGACGCGCACGCGCGATTCCTGGCACTGCTGGAACCATGGCTGGATAAACTCCCGGGCGCGGTGCTGCACTGTTTTACCGGTACGCGCGAGGAGATGCAGGCGTGTGTCGACAGGGGCATGTACATCGGAATTACGGGCTGGGTATGTGATGAACGTCGTGGGCTTGAGCTGCGCGAATTGCTACCGTTTATTCCGGCCGAACAATTGCTGATCGAAACCGACGCGCCGTATCTGTTGCCGCGCGATCTCTCACCGAAGCCCGCGTCGCGGCGTAACGAACCGGCACATCTGCCACATATTCTTGAGCGTATCGCCCACTGGCGTGGAGACGATCCGCAATGGCTTTCCGCCACAACGGATGCGAATGTCAGGAAGCTGTTTGGAATTACGTTCTGAGTCGTCGTTAAAGCTTACGGAAACCGGTATTTTTCACGCTCTGCTTCACCTCTTTATTCAACAGGTTGAGCAGTAGCATGGAGCGCGCTTCGCCGTCCGGTTCAGTGAAGATCGCCTGCAGGCCTTCAAAAGCTCCCTCCGTGATAACCACGTGGTCGCCGGGGTAAGGCGTTTCAGGGTCGACAATCCCTTCCGGTTTATAGACGGAGAGCTGGTGAATCACTGTGGAAGGGACTATCGCGGGCGATGCGCCAAAGCGGACAAAATGGCTGACGCCGCGCGTGGCATTGATCGTCGTGGTATGAATCACTTCTGGATCAAATTCCACGAACAGGTAGTTAGGGAATAGCGGTTCGCTGACTGCAGTACGTTTCCCTCGCACCATTTTTTCCAGGGTGATCATCGGCGTCAGGCAGCTCACGGCCTGTCTTTCGAGGTGTTCCTGGGCCCGCTGAAGTTGCCCACGCTTGCAGTACAGTAAATACCAGGATTGCATAATAACTCTTATCCGCTTGTCCGGGGCGCAAGCATAGCAAAAGCCAAGTGTGAAGTTAATTATAATCCCGGTGGAACCGGTGGGCTGCCAGAGTTCACGCTAATTTAACAAAAATACAGCATCACAATGATGAACGCCGTATAATGAGGCGCTTACGAAGAGGCCACAATGGACGCCATGAAATATCACGATTTACGCGACTTCCTGACGCTGCTTGAACAACAGGGTGAACTCAAACGCATCACGCTTGAAGTGGATCCACACCTGGAAATCACAGAAATTGCTGACCGCACGCTACGTGCCGGTGGTCCTGCACTGCTGTTTGAAAACCCCAAAGGCTATTCGATGCCGGTGTTGTGCAACTTGTTTGGTACGCCAAAGCGTGTCGCGATGGGCATGGGACAGGATGATGTCTCTTCGCTGCGGGAAGTGGGTAAATTACTGGCATTTTTGAAAGAGCCGGAGCCGCCGAAAGGCTTTCGCGATCTGTTTGATAAGCTGCCGCAGTTCAAGCAGGTGCTGAATATGCCGACGAAGCGACTGCGCGGCGCGCCGTGTCAGCAAAAAATCATCTCTGGCGATGACGTCGACTTAAATCGTATTCCCATCATGACCTGCTGGCCAGAAGACGCCGCGCCGCTCATCACCTGGGGGCTGACCGTGACGCGAGGCCCGCATAAAGAGCGGCAGAATCTGGGCATTTATCGCCAGCAGTTGATTGGCAAAAATAAACTGATCATGCGCTGGCTATCCCATCGCGGCGGCGCGCTTGATTATCAGGAATGGTGTGCGGCGCATCCGGGTGAACGTTTCCCGGTCTCCGTTGCGCTGGGTGCTGACCCTGCCACCATTCTTGGTGCGGTGACGCCAGTACCGGATACCCTCTCAGAGTACGCGTTTGCCGGTCTGCTGCGCGGTACAAAAACCGAAGTGGTCAAATGCCTGTCTAACGATCTTGAAGTGCCCGCCAGTGCGGAGATTGTGCTGGAAGGGTATATCGACCCGAGTGAAATGGCGCCGGAAGGCCCGTATGGCGACCATACGGGGTATTACAATGAAGTGGATAGCTTCCCGGTCTTTACCGTCACGCATATTACCCAGCGTGAGGACGCGATTTACCATTCAACCTACACCGGTCGTCCGCCGGACGAACCCGCCGTGCTCGGCGTCGCGCTAAACGAAGTGTTTGTGCCGATTCTGCAAAAACAGTTCCCGGAAATCGTCGATTTTTATCTTCCACCGGAAGGATGCTCTTATCGCCTGGCCGTTGTGACGATCAAAAAACAGTACGCGGGTCATGCGAAACGCGTCATGATGGGCGTTTGGTCATTTTTACGCCAGTTTATGTACACTAAATTTGTTATCGTTTGTGATGATGACGTCAACGCACGCGACTGGAACGATGTGATTTGGGCGATTACCACCCGTATGGATCCGGCAAGGGACACGGTACTGGTAGAAAACACGCCAATTGATTATCTGGATTTTGCCTCGCCGGTTTCCGGTCTGGGTTCAAAAATGGGGCTGGATGCCACGAACAAATGGCCAGGTGAAACCCAACGTGAGTGGGGACGTCCAATTAAAAAAGATCCTGACGTTACCGCCCGTATCGATGCGATTTGGGATGAACTGGCCATCTTTAATGACGGTAAAGGCGCCTGAGGCGCTCGTTTTGCCCTACAGACCCATAGAGGGAGCGCATGACAACCTTAAGCTGTAAAGTGACCTCGGTAGAAGCTATCACTGATACCGTATACCGTGTTCGTATCGTACCCGACGCGGCATTTTCTTTTCGTGCTGGTCAATATTTGATGGTCGTGATGGATGAGCGGGATAAGCGCCCGTTCTCGATGGCTTCTACGCCGGATGATCAGGGTTTTATTGAGCTCCACATTGGCGCGTCAGAAATTAATCTCTATGCCAAAGCGGTGATGGATCGCATCCTGAAAGACCATGAGATAACGATAGATATTCCGCACGGCGACGCATGGCTGCGTGACGATGAAGAGCGTCCGCTGATCCTGATTGCCGGTGGTACGGGTTTTTCCTACGCCCGTTCCATTCTGCTGACGGCGCTGGCGCATAATCCCAATCGTGAGGTCACGATTTACTGGGGGGGTCGCGAAGAGAAGCACCTCTACGATCTCTCTGAACTTGAAGCGCTCTCTGTCAACCATCCTAACCTGCGCGTTGAAGCGGTGGTGGAACAGCCTGAAGCCAGCTGGCGTGGGCGTACAGGGACAGTTTTAACAGCGGTGATGCAGGATCACGGAACGCTGGCTGAGCATGACATCTACATCGCTGGTCGCTTTGAGATGGCGAAAATCGCGCGTGACCTGTTTTGTAATGAGCGCGGCGCGCGGGAAGACCGCCTGTTTGGCGATGCGTTTGCCTTTATCTAAGAAGAGAACCGCAGAAGAAAAAACCCGCCCCTGACAGGCGGGAAGAACGGCAACTAAACTCTCTCTTCGCCATTGTCACCAATGGCTTTGAGATAACACTGTTGTAGGCCGGGCAAGCGAAGCGCCCCCGGCAAACATGCCGGATGGCGACGCTGGCGCGTCTTATCCGGCCTACATGAACTTAAACCCGCTCAAACACCGTCGCGATCCCCTGACCCAACCCAATACACATCGTCGCCAGCCCGAACTGGACGTCCTTGCGTTCCATCAGGTTCAGCAGCGTGGTGCTGATACGCGCACCAGAGCAACCCAGCGGGTGACCGAGCGCGATCGCGCCGCCGTTAAGGTTGATCTTCTCGTCGATCTGTTCCATCAAACCCAGATCTTTAATGCACGGCAGGATCTGCGCAGCAAACGCTTCGTTCATCTCAAACAAACCGATATCGCTGACGGAAAGTCCCGCTTTTTTCAACGCCAGTTTTGATGCCGGAACCGGGCCGTATCCCATGATGGAAGGGTCACAACCCACCACGGCCATTGAGCGCACGCGGGCGCGTGGTTTCAGACCCAGCTCACGCGCACGACTTTCGCTCATCACCAGCATGGCGGCTGCGCCATCGGAGAGTGCGGAA from Citrobacter amalonaticus Y19 includes:
- the rfaH gene encoding transcription/translation regulatory transformer protein RfaH; protein product: MQSWYLLYCKRGQLQRAQEHLERQAVSCLTPMITLEKMVRGKRTAVSEPLFPNYLFVEFDPEVIHTTTINATRGVSHFVRFGASPAIVPSTVIHQLSVYKPEGIVDPETPYPGDHVVITEGAFEGLQAIFTEPDGEARSMLLLNLLNKEVKQSVKNTGFRKL
- the ubiD gene encoding 4-hydroxy-3-polyprenylbenzoate decarboxylase, coding for MDAMKYHDLRDFLTLLEQQGELKRITLEVDPHLEITEIADRTLRAGGPALLFENPKGYSMPVLCNLFGTPKRVAMGMGQDDVSSLREVGKLLAFLKEPEPPKGFRDLFDKLPQFKQVLNMPTKRLRGAPCQQKIISGDDVDLNRIPIMTCWPEDAAPLITWGLTVTRGPHKERQNLGIYRQQLIGKNKLIMRWLSHRGGALDYQEWCAAHPGERFPVSVALGADPATILGAVTPVPDTLSEYAFAGLLRGTKTEVVKCLSNDLEVPASAEIVLEGYIDPSEMAPEGPYGDHTGYYNEVDSFPVFTVTHITQREDAIYHSTYTGRPPDEPAVLGVALNEVFVPILQKQFPEIVDFYLPPEGCSYRLAVVTIKKQYAGHAKRVMMGVWSFLRQFMYTKFVIVCDDDVNARDWNDVIWAITTRMDPARDTVLVENTPIDYLDFASPVSGLGSKMGLDATNKWPGETQREWGRPIKKDPDVTARIDAIWDELAIFNDGKGA
- the fre gene encoding NAD(P)H-flavin reductase, producing MTTLSCKVTSVEAITDTVYRVRIVPDAAFSFRAGQYLMVVMDERDKRPFSMASTPDDQGFIELHIGASEINLYAKAVMDRILKDHEITIDIPHGDAWLRDDEERPLILIAGGTGFSYARSILLTALAHNPNREVTIYWGGREEKHLYDLSELEALSVNHPNLRVEAVVEQPEASWRGRTGTVLTAVMQDHGTLAEHDIYIAGRFEMAKIARDLFCNERGAREDRLFGDAFAFI